The DNA segment caagtCATGGAAGCAAAGTAGCCTAAAATGTAaatgaccagtgcatgaaaaaaaacaatggttttgtgTACAGTGCTCTgccttaaaaaacattattataaaaacaagcaTTAGGTTGTAcagcagtggtctcaaactcagttcctggagggccacagctctgcagagtttatctccaaccagctccaaatcacacctaCTCGGAAGCTTCTAGTAATCCTCGAGACCTTGATTGGCTGGATCAGAggagtttgattagggttggaactaaactgtgcagagctgtggccctccaggtaTTGAGTGTGAAACCAATgttgtaaagtcacaattctgtAACCATGAGTCAAAAACACATTACCTGAGCACTGGTTTCAGGAAGCGGCGAGGGCACACTTGGTCTCTGCTGCGCTGCATTCTCTATTGCTACTTTTGCTACTGTGCTTGGGTCTGCGCCCGCCGGCACGGCCACCATGGTGGAGCTGTTACCGGCATTGTTAGGGTCGCTGATGGTCACTATCCGTACTCCCATTTTGGTGGGGATACCGGAGGTACCTCTGTCCCCGTCCTCCAGCGGTCTCTTCAGCGGCCGGCTCTCCAAGGTGCCGTTAGCGGGAGGCAGCGGCGGCTGCTCAAAAACGGGCAGAGGTGGGGAGTGGTTATGAGGTGGGTGCTGTTGTCTCAGGCCCAATGTCTCTGAGTTGGGGCCGTTGGAGATCTCAGCGCCGTGGCTGGGCCCGTTGGCCAGGCGTTCGGCCTGCTCTGCTTTGGCAGTGTCCTGCTGAGGAGCAGCAAGAGAGTCCGTGAGGCCCAAAGCCCCGTGCGCTTTCTGAGGCGACAACACCTCGCCGTTCCCCATGTGTTTGGAAGCCTTGTGATTTGGAATGTTTTTGCTCGAATGGGTGACGTCCGATCGATCAAAGTCGCACACCCCGTTCACCATTAGCTTTTTAGGGTCAGAGTGCGTCTGCTTCCCAGGGCCGCCACTGTCGCCGCCTTGTGCCGCAGGGCCGTTTAGCGCATCTGCTTGGCTGTTCCCTGAGTGGTATGGAGGTAGACTCGAGTCAAACTTCCTCCCGTTGAGCAGCTTTGCCGCAGGTCCGTCCACCTCTGCGGATTCCCCATTGCTGGCTTTGGCAGAACCATCAGTGACGGAGTTGTTCTCCATGACCTCGATCTTGCGTTCGTGGATGTGTAGCCCCGTGGTGTCCTTGGCCTCCTCCTCCTTTTGGCAGATGATTCTGTCACCTCGGAAAGGTGGAATGGGCGTGGCTCCTGCAATTGGCAGAGGCGGAGTCAACTGCAGGCCGATTGTGGGCGGGGTTTGTGCTCCCTGGCCAGGGAAGCCAGAGTTTGGCACTACTGTGAAGGTAACTTGGTTGCTGGGCGTAGCCTGCAGAAGGGTGCCAGAAGTGGAGGTGGAGATGATCTGCCCTGGGAGGATGGAGATGGGAACGGCACCGGTCGCCTGCAAGGGGCTCTGCATAAGTTGCACGTTCAACTGCGGTTGAGACGGCACCGGACCACTGTTGGTCACCTGGTATACGACTTGCGGGCTTGGTGCCCTGGTGCTCGCAGGAGCGGGAACTTGCGGAGCGGGGAGTATGAGTTTTCCGCCTGGGGTGGAAGGACCGCGTTTCGGAAGAAGTAACTGTTTGATCAGACTGGATTCTGTGGAGGTAGGTTGGGCTGAGGGTGGAGGAGGGGGCGGAGTCTGCTGAAACTGCCGCTTGACGGACAGCATGTGGCTGACTGTGTTGGGCGGGGCTTGCTGCATGGGGGCGGGGTTAGTGATCGGTGCATTTGGGGAAGCGGGAGACTGCGTGGGCTGCGGTTGGATGGTTTGAGGACTGGGGTTGGTCAGTATGATTTGATGGATGGCTGGGGCGAATGCGGTGTTGGGTGGTTGATTCTGACTGACGATGACTAAGCTTTGCTGTTGCGGTTGTTGAGGTTGAGGCTGTGGCGACTGCGATTGCGGTGCAGGTTTGGGGGCGATACTTTGAAACGCGATGCGGTTGCTAGTCACGCCTGAGACAGTCACAACCTGCCCTCCAGCCATCAGCGAAGTGCAAGGTGCACTGACATACTGAGGCGGCGCAAGCACCACAGCCTCTTGGGAAGGGGCACCTTGCTGTCCCTGAGGGGCTTGCAGGTGCTGTTGGGCCACCGAAGGACAAACACTTTGCACTCGACCTGTAAAAACGTGTCCCTGGGGTAGCGGCCCCTGCTGGATCAGTGTAACGGGAGCGTGATGGAGCAAGGGCTGCTGGGTAGGTGAGCCGCTGTGGTTGGGAACAGCAGGTGCAGCGGTGGCCGTGGGGATGGAGCTCTGGATCATGGCTGTTTTGAGAATGTCATTGGGTCGTATGGGAACTGGGGCGGTGGCAGGAGGGCAGGCGTGAGGGAGTGCAGCTTGTCCTGGTGGGTTCATGGGGAGTCGTGGAACAGTCGGGGCTGGCGCAGGAGCACTGGGAGCGTTGGTGTGCGAAGTTCCATGCATGGTGAAGGCCACCTGTGGTGCTGCCTGGCCGGCAGTAAGGCTTGGTGCTGGTGTCCGGACAAGCTGCCCTCCCACACCAGGAGGCAGCGCTGCATGGACAAACAAGAAGGAATCAGCTATAAATGCGACTGGCTTATCGCATTAAACACTGCATGGACTTTTGTTTTATTCTCACACCTGGGTATATTAAATCTAGTGTTCAAGTTCAGCAATGCACAATGGGGTTAACTAGGGTCTTATGATTTTCATGATGCAGAAAACATGGGAGGAATTGCAGGTTCCACTCAGAAAAATGAAATTGGCTGTATAACAAAATTTGgccaaatcaaaatatgacaaGATACGGactaatgtcttttttttattctttccttgtttaatgccatgtcagcttCTATGGCTATGTTAAACTGTGTTTCCATTTTTACAATCGtcctattatttatatatgtttactgGTATTCTGCTACTGAAGAGATGCTACATGATTTTTCATTGTTCCTATAACAATAACatatctattctattcttttctattctattattttaaacaatctttttttttttatagtaaatctgtatttaatcataaaacaaacagggtttaAAAAGCTTTAACCCAAGATCAAATGTAGTGCGAAACATCTTTCTAAATTGCTAGAATAAGAGTTCTTGGGCCAATAATAAAAGAGTATTTCTACCTGACTGGAGCTGAGGGGTTTCTAAAGGAGCTTCGTGTTTGGGAACTGGTGCAGGACtggcctgctgctgctgctgctgctgataatAAAGCTGGACGGGAAGAGGAATCAGCCTCTTCCGCACACCAACCACGTGGATTTGAGCCTGTCCATTCAGCCGTGTGTCCTCCACACGCTTCACCGTGTGATTAGGAAACAGCGTCCTGAGAAACGCACAAGCACAGCGTTGATTTTGTGTTTGAGTGGTGAGTTTCAGCATTCAACATTTACCATTTAGGACAGCACAGAAACAACTTCACAGCATCTGCCCAACAGTTTCATTGATCTCACCTCAGGCATTTGTAGAAGTTATTGGATGTTAACACGCCACCCCGCGCCATCTTGCTGCAGGTCGCCAGATATTCAGAGTACATCTCGGAGCGAGAGACCGAACCGTCTGGATGAACCTCAAAATGAGCATTTAGCCTAACGAGAGCAGAAAAGCAttcataaaacactaaaaacatagCAGATTTGAGAAATGTAAGAAAGAAAGATCTAAATCTTACCACTGAGTTGTGAATTTCTCTCCATCTACTTCCACAATCCCAGGCGGAGGCGTAGACTGCACAGGCGCCCTGTTTACTACAAAGaaacaaacccaaaaaacactgtaaatacaaattacataaaCTCATTCCTCATTCATTTCCCATTTCAACGCACATTTTTTGTTGGATATTTTTAAACCCCAACTTGAGACTTAAAGCAGTAGTACTATAGGTCAGGATGAGGGGTAAGTTTACGGTTAGTTGCATGTTATTATGCatagaatattattaatataagtaCATGTATAAAAAGGACACCGTAAAATAAAGCGTTACTGCATTTTGCATCTGTCCTATCCTGCATTGTGTTTAAATCACTTACTCTCAACGGTTATTAAAAGAGAAAGTACTTCTTGTGATATCTGAATATGTAATTTTGTACATCTGTAGTACACACAAAATCCGACAGCGGATACATAGGACACTTACCAGCACCAGGAGTGCCTTGTGTAGGTGGGGGAACGTGCTCGACAAGCTGCGGCCGAACCTCTGAGACCTGACTGCTCGAGGCCTGATGCTCGATGAGTTTTACTGCCGTCAGGGCGTCCGGTCCGAACGTGTGCAGGTCCACAGACACCAACCGCACTAGAAGATCTGacatacacacatgcaaaccACATGCAACTGAATTTTTGGGCTGAAACATCACAGTAAATGTATGGTTATGGAGGGAGGAAATCGTTGAACAAAACGTGCGATCGTGTACCTATGCTTCTCTCCACGGAGGAGATCTTAGAGCATGTGATCTCCCCGAGCTCGGCCAGCTGGTACAGGACCTCCAGCGCGGAGATGACCAGCATGATGTCCGGCAGCGTCAGGAGGGCGATGACTTCTCGGTACGACTCCTGATCCACATACTCGCAGATCAGAACGCCGTTATCCTCCACTTTGCTCAGGTTCCCGAGAATTTCCATGGCTGTAGGATGCGATGGAAATAATTAGCAACTCTCAAAAGAAAGGACAAGGTTTAATGCAGGGCTCTAGATGGCGACCAAAATTATCACATCTGCAACCAAAATTAATTGCATCTTCAACCTTTTTTGGCAGTGTGCGAGTTAAAATTTGATGTGGTGATATTTGTGCGAGTGCATGGTTTGCGCTGCTCCAAAGCGTCGGCTCCATATAGCACGCATTGCACAGCCGCGACACATTGtagcaggagtcagatttcatTGATCATGTGAAGAGAGGCGCTATCAGTGTTCGGGAGTAGAGCCTGGTTCATACTTAGGGTTAGGGTAAGTCGTCACTTCAGTACGAGCATGAAGGTGCATGCTGCAAAAATGATGTGACTATTGAGGAATCGATGGCGGATGGAGGATTTGGTTTTCaagctaaagtaaagtaaaagaccgcttcttaaaccagagaaggggaacatgttggtattcttgtggaaaaaaaaaaacatgcaagtccTGTCACCAACAGccagtttagttttactttttgttttcattttgaaaagcttgttatctttgcgGTTTACCTCATGTTACACTGTGGAggctttcttttaatttttttaatttatttgattccGCAGTGTTTGCTAAACGTTCTGTAATTGATTAGTCTTTATTtaatacagcatgtggtgtatgcCATCCGTTCAACTtatacttttctttttaattaagaataacaatgaatcatcttttgctttaataaaagcaaaattttgaacagtgtaTAGATAcaagcaaaaaatacaaaaatctacaAGAAAATTGAACAGTGTATAGATACAAGCAAAACAGACAAATATCTTTTATTGTAAAACGTGACAAGATCACAAATTCTAAAGCACCGAttataacacagcaaaagaggaacTCCCGTTCACAAAATTtgaatcacaaataatactactgatgaaAAATTTTACCACTTTCGTTACCATATAACTATGAAGTATGATAAAAGTTCAGCAGCATGCACTGATCAATCCCAtgatgtagcaaaaaaaaaaaaaaaattgcgaccAAATTATGTGCTTGTGTGACAAACTGAGAAAGTTAGCCGCAAAAGAGCAACCATTGGGAAGAATAAGTCTAGAGCCCTGGTTTAACGGCATGAACAGTTCACCCTAAAAGATGCTCACCCCTCATTTTGAGAAACAGATCCCGTGACAACAAACACTTCGTGATGGTGTGAAACATCAGATGCGTTGTTCTGAAATCAACTGGATCCAACTGAAGCTGAAAAAGGACAAAGAGACATTTAACAAAAGATACAAATggccaacaaaaacaaaacatgaagcaTACGTTtcatagagtgctgcagggataaTATATTTATAACCTAGAAACAAgaattttagcacttctggttccacgtttttatttgaatgttttttttgttaaatgcttgaattaaAGGTTTGTGGTGAACCAAAGCTCAAGATTTTGACATTTCATTCTATGACAAAACGTATcaggtacaagtccttgtggagattgaaagaatgccatatcttctcGTTCCGTTGtcgtctcctttttgtagttttaaataatgatttgatatttatctgccgccgtcacggctataatgcttctctgacgagccgcttcttcttcggcttttgccaTGGgactgcgg comes from the Cyprinus carpio isolate SPL01 chromosome B4, ASM1834038v1, whole genome shotgun sequence genome and includes:
- the LOC109078920 gene encoding AT-rich interactive domain-containing protein 2-like isoform X2 produces the protein MANSTGKNLPEQRRKGQAFLDELRQFHHSRGSPFKKVPVVGGKELDLGALYMRVVSLGGFAKVSDKNQWAELSEDFNFPRSCSNAAFVLKQYYLRYLEKYEKVHHFGEEDEEEQPGNPKHLLPIGAIPTSYNYQQHTVSDYLRQSYGLSTDFVPPSDYNKLVLSLLSGLPNEVDFAINVCTLLSNESKHAMQLEKEPKLVTLLLAHTGVFDDSLGSFSALFGTDWQEKTSRDFVRFWKDVIEDNEVKDLISDKSCTPQNGLETREVCPPLFHPTRAVGIGDVEGQRVLQVAMILRNLSFEEANIKLLAANRTCLRFLLLCAHCTFVQLRQLGLDTLGNVAGELQLDPVDFRTTHLMFHTITKCLLSRDLFLKMRAMEILGNLSKVEDNGVLICEYVDQESYREVIALLTLPDIMLVISALEVLYQLAELGEITCSKISSVERSIDLLVRLVSVDLHTFGPDALTAVKLIEHQASSSQVSEVRPQLVEHVPPPTQGTPGAVNRAPVQSTPPPGIVEVDGEKFTTQWLNAHFEVHPDGSVSRSEMYSEYLATCSKMARGGVLTSNNFYKCLRTLFPNHTVKRVEDTRLNGQAQIHVVGVRKRLIPLPVQLYYQQQQQQQASPAPVPKHEAPLETPQLQSALPPGVGGQLVRTPAPSLTAGQAAPQVAFTMHGTSHTNAPSAPAPAPTVPRLPMNPPGQAALPHACPPATAPVPIRPNDILKTAMIQSSIPTATAAPAVPNHSGSPTQQPLLHHAPVTLIQQGPLPQGHVFTGRVQSVCPSVAQQHLQAPQGQQGAPSQEAVVLAPPQYVSAPCTSLMAGGQVVTVSGVTSNRIAFQSIAPKPAPQSQSPQPQPQQPQQQSLVIVSQNQPPNTAFAPAIHQIILTNPSPQTIQPQPTQSPASPNAPITNPAPMQQAPPNTVSHMLSVKRQFQQTPPPPPPSAQPTSTESSLIKQLLLPKRGPSTPGGKLILPAPQVPAPASTRAPSPQVVYQVTNSGPVPSQPQLNVQLMQSPLQATGAVPISILPGQIISTSTSGTLLQATPSNQVTFTVVPNSGFPGQGAQTPPTIGLQLTPPLPIAGATPIPPFRGDRIICQKEEEAKDTTGLHIHERKIEVMENNSVTDGSAKASNGESAEVDGPAAKLLNGRKFDSSLPPYHSGNSQADALNGPAAQGGDSGGPGKQTHSDPKKLMVNGVCDFDRSDVTHSSKNIPNHKASKHMGNGEVLSPQKAHGALGLTDSLAAPQQDTAKAEQAERLANGPSHGAEISNGPNSETLGLRQQHPPHNHSPPLPVFEQPPLPPANGTLESRPLKRPLEDGDRGTSGIPTKMGVRIVTISDPNNAGNSSTMVAVPAGADPSTVAKVAIENAAQQRPSVPSPLPETSAQPVSVQTPPPVDPAAQGTNQSSPAPALPPEQARKPGQNFRCLWQACKRWFDTPSQVFYHAATYHGSKDAYPGQCQWEGCEPFPRQRLSFITHLQDKHCSREALLAALKLEEQTQGSNPNTSKSPPAAVSSPAPPSRPQKALVNHPSAALMALRRGSRNLVFRDFTDDKEGPMTKHIRLTAALTLKSIAKYSDCGRKLVRRHENHLSVLALSTMEVSTTLAKCLYELTRSLQA
- the LOC109078920 gene encoding AT-rich interactive domain-containing protein 2-like isoform X1, which gives rise to MANSTGKNLPEQRRKGQAFLDELRQFHHSRGSPFKKVPVVGGKELDLGALYMRVVSLGGFAKVSDKNQWAELSEDFNFPRSCSNAAFVLKQYYLRYLEKYEKVHHFGEEDEEEQPGNPKHLLPIGAIPTSYNYQQHTVSDYLRQSYGLSTDFVPPSDYNKLVLSLLSGLPNEVDFAINVCTLLSNESKHAMQLEKEPKLVTLLLAHTGVFDDSLGSFSALFGTDWQEKTSRDFVRFWKDVIEDNEVKDLISDKSCTPQNGLETREVCPPLFHPTRAVGIGDVEGQRVLQVAMILRNLSFEEANIKLLAANRTCLRFLLLCAHCTFVQLRQLGLDTLGNVAGELQLDPVDFRTTHLMFHTITKCLLSRDLFLKMRAMEILGNLSKVEDNGVLICEYVDQESYREVIALLTLPDIMLVISALEVLYQLAELGEITCSKISSVERSIDLLVRLVSVDLHTFGPDALTAVKLIEHQASSSQVSEVRPQLVEHVPPPTQGTPGAVNRAPVQSTPPPGIVEVDGEKFTTQWLNAHFEVHPDGSVSRSEMYSEYLATCSKMARGGVLTSNNFYKCLRTLFPNHTVKRVEDTRLNGQAQIHVVGVRKRLIPLPVQLYYQQQQQQQASPAPVPKHEAPLETPQLQSALPPGVGGQLVRTPAPSLTAGQAAPQVAFTMHGTSHTNAPSAPAPAPTVPRLPMNPPGQAALPHACPPATAPVPIRPNDILKTAMIQSSIPTATAAPAVPNHSGSPTQQPLLHHAPVTLIQQGPLPQGHVFTGRVQSVCPSVAQQHLQAPQGQQGAPSQEAVVLAPPQYVSAPCTSLMAGGQVVTVSGVTSNRIAFQSIAPKPAPQSQSPQPQPQQPQQQSLVIVSQNQPPNTAFAPAIHQIILTNPSPQTIQPQPTQSPASPNAPITNPAPMQQAPPNTVSHMLSVKRQFQQTPPPPPPSAQPTSTESSLIKQLLLPKRGPSTPGGKLILPAPQVPAPASTRAPSPQVVYQVTNSGPVPSQPQLNVQLMQSPLQATGAVPISILPGQIISTSTSGTLLQATPSNQVTFTVVPNSGFPGQGAQTPPTIGLQLTPPLPIAGATPIPPFRGDRIICQKEEEAKDTTGLHIHERKIEVMENNSVTDGSAKASNGESAEVDGPAAKLLNGRKFDSSLPPYHSGNSQADALNGPAAQGGDSGGPGKQTHSDPKKLMVNGVCDFDRSDVTHSSKNIPNHKASKHMGNGEVLSPQKAHGALGLTDSLAAPQQDTAKAEQAERLANGPSHGAEISNGPNSETLGLRQQHPPHNHSPPLPVFEQPPLPPANGTLESRPLKRPLEDGDRGTSGIPTKMGVRIVTISDPNNAGNSSTMVAVPAGADPSTVAKVAIENAAQQRPSVPSPLPETSAQQPVSVQTPPPVDPAAQGTNQSSPAPALPPEQARKPGQNFRCLWQACKRWFDTPSQVFYHAATYHGSKDAYPGQCQWEGCEPFPRQRLSFITHLQDKHCSREALLAALKLEEQTQGSNPNTSKSPPAAVSSPAPPSRPQKALVNHPSAALMALRRGSRNLVFRDFTDDKEGPMTKHIRLTAALTLKSIAKYSDCGRKLVRRHENHLSVLALSTMEVSTTLAKCLYELTRSLQA